The following proteins come from a genomic window of Pseudomonas syringae:
- a CDS encoding DUF2945 domain-containing protein yields MTTSFNVGDAVRWNSEAGEIHGRITNVHTKDVEFMGKHRPASKDAPQYEVKSNKTGRSALHHEDALKPA; encoded by the coding sequence ATGACCACTTCATTCAACGTTGGCGACGCTGTGCGCTGGAACTCCGAGGCAGGCGAGATACACGGCAGGATCACTAACGTACACACCAAGGACGTCGAGTTCATGGGCAAGCACAGGCCGGCCTCGAAAGACGCGCCGCAGTATGAGGTGAAGAGCAACAAGACCGGCCGTTCAGCTTTGCATCATGAAGACGCTCTTAAACCGGCTTGA
- a CDS encoding carbonic anhydrase produces the protein MNSSLSRRKILQCACCLPVAAALMEFPSIANAAAPTSPRTTLTADQALKALRDGNDAFMTDKVIKVESDRDRRLEIAKGQTPFCILISCSDSRVPPELLFGRGLGELFIVRNAGNTVDTAALGSIEYGVSQLGVPLVVVMGHEKCGAVAAAVSVVEDNTVYPGAIGQMIEPILPAVLTAKSRKGASLLEDSVKANVQRTVARLRTASEPTLMNPIKEGKVKIVGAYYSLENGKVDFFDV, from the coding sequence ATGAATTCGTCCCTGTCCCGCCGCAAAATTCTCCAGTGTGCCTGCTGCCTTCCGGTGGCTGCAGCGCTGATGGAATTTCCTTCCATTGCCAATGCCGCTGCGCCGACCTCCCCTCGCACCACATTGACTGCCGATCAGGCGCTCAAAGCACTGCGTGACGGTAATGATGCGTTCATGACAGACAAGGTCATCAAAGTGGAGAGCGACCGTGACCGGCGTCTGGAAATTGCCAAAGGCCAGACGCCGTTCTGCATTCTGATCTCCTGCTCGGACTCACGCGTACCTCCTGAGCTGTTGTTTGGCCGTGGTCTGGGTGAACTGTTCATCGTACGTAACGCGGGCAACACTGTGGATACCGCAGCACTGGGCTCGATTGAATATGGCGTCAGCCAGTTGGGTGTGCCGCTGGTGGTGGTGATGGGGCACGAGAAATGCGGTGCGGTAGCGGCTGCAGTGTCGGTGGTCGAAGACAACACGGTTTACCCGGGCGCGATAGGCCAGATGATCGAACCTATTTTGCCTGCGGTGTTGACGGCCAAATCCAGAAAAGGCGCAAGCCTGCTGGAGGATTCGGTCAAGGCCAACGTTCAGCGCACCGTCGCGCGCTTGCGCACGGCTTCCGAGCCGACCCTGATGAACCCGATCAAGGAGGGCAAGGTCAAGATCGTCGGCGCTTATTACAGCCTGGAAAACGGCAAGGTCGATTTCTTCGACGTTTAA
- the sodC gene encoding superoxide dismutase family protein: MKTHLWLGLLGAFSISAQAASLDVPINMVSADGAPKSIGSVTVSETDYGLLFTPKLTGLPAGIHGFHVHENGSCEAGTKDGVKVAALAAGGHFDPAKTGKHLGPYADGHLGDLPALYVTADGKADYPVLAPRLKKLSEIKGHALMVHAGGDNHADMPKPLGGGGDRAACGVI, translated from the coding sequence ATGAAAACTCATCTATGGCTAGGCCTGCTCGGCGCTTTTTCCATCAGTGCTCAGGCAGCATCACTGGATGTACCGATCAATATGGTCAGCGCTGACGGCGCGCCCAAATCCATCGGCAGCGTGACCGTCAGCGAGACCGACTACGGCTTGCTGTTCACCCCGAAACTGACGGGCCTGCCTGCGGGCATCCATGGTTTTCATGTGCACGAAAACGGCAGTTGCGAAGCGGGCACCAAGGACGGCGTCAAGGTTGCAGCGCTGGCAGCAGGCGGGCACTTCGACCCGGCCAAGACCGGCAAGCACCTCGGCCCTTACGCAGATGGCCACTTGGGCGACCTGCCTGCGTTGTACGTCACGGCCGACGGCAAAGCGGACTATCCGGTACTGGCGCCGCGCCTGAAGAAGCTGTCCGAGATCAAAGGCCACGCGCTAATGGTCCACGCGGGCGGCGACAACCATGCTGATATGCCCAAGCCATTGGGCGGTGGTGGTGATCGCGCGGCTTGCGGTGTGATCTGA
- a CDS encoding zinc-dependent alcohol dehydrogenase family protein, protein MSNTTIYVQAGGGYDRVSVGESDVLAPKTGEITVRLHANSLNYHDFAVVTGMWAPTEQRIPMADGAGVVTAVGEGVSEFKVGDSVVSTFFPEWISGEPLVEGFVTVPGDGVDGYAREQVTARATSFTRAPLGYSHAEASTLTTAGLTAWRALMVDDSLKAGDTVLVQGTGGVSIFALQFAKMVGATVIATSSSDEKLERLQAMGADHLINYRKDSNWGETARKLTGGRGVDHIIDVGGPSTLQHSMNAARVGGHISVIGILSGVAGQLEFVPALVKQLRMQGVLVGSRTQQQDMIRAIDANGLRPVMDRSFPMTDIVAAFKYQETNQHFGKICLDI, encoded by the coding sequence ATGAGCAATACCACCATCTACGTGCAGGCCGGCGGCGGCTACGATCGGGTCAGCGTTGGCGAAAGCGACGTGCTGGCACCGAAAACCGGTGAAATCACCGTGCGTCTGCATGCCAACTCGCTCAACTATCATGACTTCGCCGTTGTCACCGGCATGTGGGCACCGACTGAACAGCGCATTCCCATGGCCGATGGCGCAGGTGTTGTCACCGCCGTAGGCGAGGGCGTCAGCGAGTTCAAAGTGGGCGACTCCGTGGTCAGCACGTTCTTCCCGGAGTGGATCAGCGGCGAGCCGCTGGTTGAAGGTTTTGTCACGGTGCCGGGGGATGGCGTCGATGGTTATGCGCGTGAGCAGGTCACTGCCCGGGCAACTTCGTTTACCCGTGCGCCACTGGGCTACAGCCATGCCGAGGCCTCTACCCTGACCACTGCCGGCCTTACCGCCTGGCGCGCGCTGATGGTCGATGATTCGCTGAAAGCCGGTGATACCGTGCTGGTCCAAGGCACCGGCGGCGTATCGATCTTCGCCTTGCAGTTCGCCAAAATGGTGGGTGCTACGGTGATCGCTACTTCATCCAGTGATGAAAAACTGGAGCGTCTGCAGGCCATGGGTGCTGACCATTTGATCAACTACCGCAAGGACAGTAACTGGGGCGAGACTGCCCGCAAGCTGACCGGCGGGCGCGGTGTTGACCACATCATCGACGTCGGCGGCCCATCGACCCTGCAGCACTCCATGAACGCTGCGCGAGTGGGCGGCCATATTTCGGTCATCGGTATTCTGAGCGGTGTCGCCGGTCAACTGGAATTCGTGCCGGCGCTGGTCAAGCAACTGCGCATGCAGGGCGTGCTGGTCGGCAGCCGCACCCAGCAACAGGACATGATCCGCGCGATCGACGCCAACGGCCTGCGTCCGGTCATGGACCGTTCGTTCCCGATGACCGACATCGTGGCCGCGTTCAAGTATCAGGAAACCAATCAGCACTTCGGCAAGATCTGCCTGGATATCTGA
- a CDS encoding ArsR/SmtB family transcription factor produces MILEQIKAVGNDTRMLIMEWLKDPQAHFPPQDHGDPAIGVCVSHIQAKANLSASTASAHLAILQRAGLVQATRIGKWTYFRRDELAIDRFADRLKKEL; encoded by the coding sequence ATGATTCTTGAGCAAATCAAAGCGGTCGGGAATGACACTCGCATGTTGATCATGGAGTGGCTGAAAGATCCGCAAGCCCATTTCCCTCCCCAGGACCACGGTGATCCGGCGATAGGCGTGTGCGTGTCGCACATTCAGGCCAAGGCCAACCTGTCGGCGTCCACCGCGTCTGCGCACCTGGCTATCCTGCAACGTGCCGGACTGGTTCAGGCGACCAGAATAGGCAAATGGACTTACTTCCGTCGTGACGAACTGGCTATCGACCGGTTTGCCGATCGGCTCAAGAAAGAACTCTGA
- a CDS encoding transporter substrate-binding domain-containing protein translates to MINLKYSVMTALLLGMTGMAQAQESTSHLDKVLQTGQLSVCTTGDYKPYTLLREDGEYEGIDITLARSLAKSLGVTVQWVPTTWKNLMPDMVAGKCDIGMGGISVSLERQKKAFFSSTLDIDGKIPLVRCEDQALYETVEQLNQPSVRLIEPAGGTNEAFARAHLPKASLAFHDNKTIFQELLDKKADVMITDASEALYQQKRMPGLCAVNPTRYMQYGEKAYLLPRDDVAWKGYVDQWLHLSKATGEYQQALSEWLAVPAE, encoded by the coding sequence ATGATCAATCTGAAATACAGCGTAATGACCGCCCTGCTTCTGGGCATGACAGGCATGGCTCAGGCTCAGGAATCAACCTCGCATCTGGACAAGGTTTTGCAGACAGGCCAGTTGTCGGTCTGCACCACAGGCGATTACAAGCCCTACACGCTGTTACGTGAAGATGGCGAATACGAGGGTATCGACATCACCCTCGCCCGCTCGCTGGCGAAGAGCCTGGGTGTGACCGTGCAATGGGTGCCTACGACCTGGAAGAACCTGATGCCGGACATGGTGGCCGGAAAGTGCGACATCGGCATGGGCGGTATCTCGGTCAGCCTGGAGCGGCAGAAGAAAGCCTTCTTCAGCAGCACGCTGGACATCGACGGCAAGATCCCGCTGGTACGTTGCGAGGATCAGGCGCTGTATGAAACCGTCGAACAGCTCAATCAGCCTTCCGTGCGCCTGATCGAGCCTGCCGGTGGCACTAACGAAGCGTTCGCCCGCGCCCATCTGCCGAAAGCGTCCCTGGCCTTTCACGACAACAAGACCATCTTTCAGGAGTTGCTGGACAAGAAAGCTGACGTCATGATCACCGATGCTTCCGAAGCGCTCTATCAACAGAAACGCATGCCGGGCCTGTGTGCCGTCAACCCGACCCGCTATATGCAATACGGCGAAAAAGCCTATTTATTGCCACGCGACGATGTCGCCTGGAAAGGCTATGTCGATCAGTGGCTGCACCTGAGCAAGGCCACCGGCGAATATCAGCAGGCGCTGAGCGAGTGGCTGGCAGTACCCGCGGAATAA
- a CDS encoding ATPase, translating to MKPSKPITRAFCVELQQELSIAAARREYFSQEPPRTRFEFLCSNEACRALGAKVTGVRYDVKPQDNPTFVAAHFRANPHYDHHPGCEWVDEDADEKSADPVEETDAQTRLRKAKRKLDDYIDVFDPTLKEPTKEKSGLEKAVTPEQLPPAANPPIEPATPKVPRFSETRTNNLERLVDSYRQAKAELSLEDFKLLKLRIPGQGEVSLRSYFRHIKYAQPGDNGRVLYGGGLVEQRYGQGFKFKFFDRLEGKLVTLYVSSAQMQAYRSSRYISELLSHAQAVKFFTVYALGTLTQSPSGKSYSLEVDDLRHLAIVLGPAKEPVEQEAAPAS from the coding sequence ATGAAGCCCAGCAAGCCCATCACCCGCGCATTCTGCGTTGAATTGCAGCAAGAGCTGTCGATTGCTGCTGCCCGACGCGAATACTTTTCCCAGGAGCCACCGCGTACGCGCTTCGAGTTTCTTTGCTCGAACGAAGCCTGCCGGGCGCTGGGTGCCAAGGTGACCGGCGTGCGCTACGACGTGAAGCCTCAGGACAACCCGACCTTTGTCGCCGCGCACTTCCGTGCCAATCCGCATTACGATCACCATCCGGGCTGTGAATGGGTGGACGAGGATGCAGACGAAAAGAGCGCAGACCCGGTCGAAGAAACCGATGCCCAGACACGCCTGCGCAAGGCCAAGCGCAAACTGGATGATTACATCGACGTTTTCGACCCGACGCTCAAGGAGCCGACCAAGGAGAAGTCCGGTCTGGAAAAGGCTGTCACCCCGGAGCAACTTCCACCCGCGGCCAATCCGCCAATAGAACCTGCCACGCCGAAGGTGCCCCGTTTCAGCGAGACCCGCACCAACAACCTGGAACGGTTGGTGGACAGCTATCGCCAGGCCAAAGCAGAACTGTCGCTGGAAGACTTCAAGCTGCTGAAACTGAGGATTCCCGGCCAGGGCGAAGTGTCGCTGCGCTCGTATTTTCGCCATATCAAATACGCGCAACCGGGTGACAACGGCCGCGTCCTGTATGGCGGCGGTCTGGTCGAGCAGCGTTATGGGCAGGGGTTCAAGTTCAAGTTCTTCGACCGCCTGGAAGGCAAGCTGGTGACGCTGTACGTATCATCCGCGCAAATGCAGGCTTATCGTTCCAGCCGTTACATCAGCGAACTGTTGAGCCATGCGCAAGCGGTGAAGTTCTTTACCGTGTACGCGCTGGGCACGCTGACTCAAAGCCCGTCGGGCAAGAGCTACAGCCTGGAAGTCGATGACTTGCGGCATCTGGCGATTGTGCTGGGGCCTGCGAAAGAGCCGGTTGAGCAAGAGGCAGCGCCTGCGTCCTGA
- a CDS encoding branched-chain amino acid aminotransferase yields the protein MSQESINWDTLGFDYIKTDKRYLSHWRDGAWDQGSLTEDNTLHISEGSTALHYGQQCFEGLKAYRCKDGSINLFRPDQNAQRMQRSCSRLLMPHVPTEVFIEACKQVVKANERFIPPYGSGGALYLRPFVIGVGDNIGVRTAPEFIFSIFCIPVGAYFKGGLKPNNFVISGYDRAAPNGTGAAKVGGNYAASLMPGSEAKKHSFADCIYLDPQTHSKIEEVGSANFFAITQDDVFLTPKSPSVLPGITRLSLIELAKSRLGLTVEEGDVFIDQLDTFKEAGACGTAAVITPIGGISYQDKLHVFYSQTEVGPVTQRLYKELTGVQAGDIEPPAGWIVKV from the coding sequence ATGAGTCAAGAAAGCATCAACTGGGACACTCTGGGTTTCGACTACATCAAGACCGACAAGCGCTACCTCTCTCACTGGCGCGACGGTGCCTGGGATCAGGGTTCGCTGACCGAAGACAACACGCTGCACATCAGCGAGGGGTCTACCGCGTTGCATTACGGTCAGCAGTGTTTCGAGGGCCTGAAAGCCTATCGCTGCAAAGATGGCTCGATCAACCTGTTCCGTCCCGATCAGAACGCTCAGCGCATGCAGCGCAGCTGTTCTCGACTGTTGATGCCGCACGTGCCGACTGAGGTGTTCATCGAGGCCTGCAAGCAGGTCGTCAAAGCCAACGAACGCTTCATCCCGCCTTATGGCTCCGGCGGTGCCTTGTACCTGCGTCCGTTTGTGATCGGTGTCGGTGACAACATCGGCGTGCGGACTGCCCCCGAGTTTATCTTCTCGATCTTCTGCATTCCGGTCGGTGCCTATTTCAAGGGCGGCCTGAAGCCGAACAATTTCGTGATTTCCGGTTATGACCGTGCTGCGCCAAACGGTACCGGCGCTGCCAAGGTCGGCGGCAACTACGCTGCCAGCCTGATGCCGGGCTCCGAGGCCAAGAAACACAGCTTCGCGGATTGCATCTACCTTGATCCGCAAACCCATTCGAAGATTGAGGAAGTGGGTTCGGCCAACTTCTTTGCCATCACTCAGGACGATGTGTTCCTGACGCCCAAGTCGCCATCCGTGCTGCCGGGCATCACACGTCTTTCGTTGATCGAACTGGCTAAATCCCGTCTGGGCCTGACGGTTGAAGAGGGTGATGTGTTCATTGACCAGCTCGACACGTTCAAGGAAGCGGGCGCTTGCGGCACGGCGGCCGTAATCACCCCGATTGGCGGGATTTCCTACCAGGACAAGCTGCATGTGTTCTACAGCCAGACCGAAGTCGGCCCCGTGACTCAGCGTCTGTACAAGGAGTTGACCGGCGTTCAAGCCGGTGACATCGAGCCGCCAGCAGGCTGGATCGTCAAGGTCTGA
- the cyoE gene encoding heme o synthase: protein MSLKHFIQITKPGIIFGNVLSVAGGFFLASKGNIDFGVFLAAIIGTSLVVASGCVFNNCIDRDIDQRMERTRNRVLVQGLVSLRLALLYATILGVAGVALLYTEANPLAALFAVIGFVIYVGFYSLYLKRRSVHGTLVGSLSGAMPPVIGYCAVSNSFDFAALTLLVMFSLWQMPHSYAIAIFRFNDYSAAKIPVLPVKRGILVTKRHILLYILAFLVATLMLTVGGYAGLNYLAVAAGMGMYWLYMAWKGYKAVDDTVWARKLFVFSIFTITALSVMMSVDFQVTKELLVTYAF from the coding sequence ATGTCACTGAAGCACTTTATCCAAATCACCAAGCCGGGGATCATTTTCGGTAACGTGCTTTCGGTGGCAGGTGGCTTTTTTCTGGCTTCCAAGGGGAATATCGACTTCGGCGTGTTTCTGGCCGCAATCATCGGTACTTCCCTGGTCGTTGCGTCAGGTTGTGTGTTCAATAACTGCATCGATCGCGATATCGATCAGCGAATGGAAAGGACCCGTAACCGGGTTCTGGTGCAGGGCCTGGTCTCACTGAGGCTGGCCTTGCTCTACGCGACCATACTGGGTGTTGCAGGAGTTGCCCTGCTGTACACCGAGGCCAATCCACTGGCTGCATTGTTCGCAGTGATCGGGTTTGTGATCTACGTCGGCTTTTACAGCCTGTACCTGAAACGCAGATCCGTTCACGGCACGCTGGTCGGTAGTCTGTCGGGGGCCATGCCTCCGGTCATTGGCTACTGCGCAGTGAGCAACAGCTTCGATTTCGCGGCCCTGACGCTATTGGTGATGTTCAGCCTGTGGCAAATGCCGCACTCGTATGCGATCGCGATTTTCCGTTTCAATGACTACAGTGCTGCGAAGATTCCGGTTTTGCCGGTCAAGCGTGGCATTCTGGTCACCAAGCGTCACATCCTGCTCTACATCCTGGCGTTCCTTGTAGCGACCCTGATGTTGACGGTAGGCGGTTATGCGGGCCTGAACTACCTCGCTGTCGCGGCGGGCATGGGCATGTACTGGTTGTACATGGCCTGGAAGGGCTACAAGGCTGTAGACGATACGGTCTGGGCTCGCAAGCTGTTCGTGTTCTCCATCTTCACCATCACCGCGCTGAGCGTGATGATGTCGGTGGACTTTCAGGTGACAAAAGAGTTGTTGGTGACTTACGCCTTCTGA
- the cyoD gene encoding cytochrome o ubiquinol oxidase subunit IV: protein MSNSHHSAEDNSHGSVKSYIIGFVLSVILTAIPFALVMSPMLPKDMTIAIVLVFAIIQILVHLHYFLHLDFTSVQRNNVMAFAFTTMVIVLLVGLSLWIIFSVHREMMAH from the coding sequence ATGTCAAATTCGCATCACTCCGCTGAAGACAATAGTCACGGCTCCGTCAAGTCGTACATCATCGGCTTCGTACTGTCGGTCATCCTGACCGCCATTCCGTTTGCCCTGGTGATGTCGCCCATGCTGCCGAAAGACATGACGATTGCAATCGTTCTGGTCTTCGCGATCATCCAGATCCTGGTGCACCTGCATTACTTCCTGCACCTGGATTTCACGAGTGTGCAGCGCAACAACGTGATGGCCTTCGCCTTTACCACGATGGTTATCGTTCTGCTGGTCGGCTTGTCGTTGTGGATTATTTTCAGCGTCCACCGCGAAATGATGGCGCATTGA
- a CDS encoding cytochrome o ubiquinol oxidase subunit III: MSNIAINSGAHDHGHDHDHGHDDHHDSGGMTVYGFWLYLMTDCVLFASFFAVYAVMVNSVAGGPSGQDIFLLPFVAVETAFLLVSSITYGFAMLALYKGKKSQVLGWLALTFLCGAAFIGMEIYEFHHLIEEGFGPSRSGFLSAFFALVGLHGVHVTSGLIWMAIMMFQVQKKGLTNTNKTRLSCLSLFWHFLDVVWIGVFTVVYLMGAL; encoded by the coding sequence ATGTCGAATATTGCTATCAACTCCGGAGCCCACGATCACGGTCACGACCATGATCATGGGCATGACGATCACCACGACAGCGGTGGCATGACGGTTTACGGCTTCTGGCTGTACCTGATGACCGACTGCGTGCTGTTCGCCTCGTTCTTCGCGGTGTACGCCGTGATGGTCAACAGTGTCGCGGGCGGCCCGTCGGGCCAGGACATTTTCCTGCTGCCATTCGTGGCCGTGGAAACCGCGTTCCTGTTGGTCAGTAGTATTACTTATGGCTTCGCCATGCTGGCGCTGTACAAGGGCAAGAAAAGCCAGGTTCTGGGCTGGCTGGCTCTGACTTTCCTGTGCGGTGCTGCCTTTATCGGCATGGAAATCTATGAGTTCCATCACCTGATCGAAGAGGGCTTCGGCCCTAGCCGTAGCGGTTTCCTGTCGGCGTTCTTTGCACTGGTCGGCCTGCACGGCGTCCACGTGACAAGCGGCCTGATCTGGATGGCTATCATGATGTTCCAGGTCCAGAAAAAGGGCCTGACCAACACCAACAAGACCCGTCTGAGCTGCCTGAGTCTGTTCTGGCACTTCCTGGACGTTGTCTGGATCGGCGTGTTCACCGTTGTCTATCTGATGGGAGCTTTGTAA
- the cyoB gene encoding cytochrome o ubiquinol oxidase subunit I: MFGKLSLEAVPFHEPIVMVTLAMIALGGIAVVGLITYFRKWTYLWSEWLTSVDHKKIGVMYIIVAMVMLLRGFADAIMMRTQLAMAQNGSEGFLPPEHYDQIFTAHGVIMIIFMAMPFFTGLMNIVLPLQIGARDVAFPFLNSLSFWLLVAGMLLINLSLGVGEFAKTGWVAYPPLSGLQYSPGVGVDYYIWALQLSGLGTTLTGVNFLVTVLKMRTPGMKLMDMPIFTWTCTWANILIVASFPILTATLALLTLDRYMDFHIFTNEMGGNPMMYVNLFWAWGHPEVYILILPAFGVFSEVISTFSGKRLFGHKSMIFASGAICILGFMVWLHHFFTMGAGANVNAFFGLATMLIAIPTGVKLFNWLFTMYQGRLRFTAPVLWTLGFMVTFSIGGMTGVLLAIPGADFVLHNSLFVIAHFHNVIIGGAVFGYIAGFAFWFPKAFGFTLNEKWGKAAFWFWIVGFFVAFMPLYALGFLGMTRRLNATDMPEWNIYLDVALFGAVLIAMGIASQLIQLFVSIRDRDSNRDLTGDPWNGHTLEWSTSSPPPFYNFAELPKADDVDPFTDAKRAGTAYQVPARYTSIHMPNNTATGLYMGMLLTVFGFAFIWHIWWLVGASLVATIAVFVAHAVRDDQGYMVPAEEVARIEGEHHKVLAANGAYTPVKSSLEQV; this comes from the coding sequence ATGTTTGGCAAATTAAGTCTGGAAGCGGTGCCGTTCCACGAGCCGATAGTCATGGTGACACTTGCCATGATCGCGCTCGGCGGCATTGCGGTTGTCGGGTTAATCACCTATTTCCGCAAGTGGACGTACTTGTGGTCTGAGTGGCTGACCTCTGTCGACCACAAAAAAATCGGCGTGATGTACATCATCGTTGCCATGGTCATGCTGCTGCGCGGTTTTGCCGACGCAATCATGATGCGTACCCAACTGGCAATGGCCCAGAACGGTTCCGAAGGGTTTCTTCCGCCGGAACACTATGACCAGATCTTCACCGCTCACGGTGTGATCATGATCATCTTCATGGCGATGCCGTTCTTCACGGGTCTGATGAACATCGTTCTGCCTCTGCAGATCGGCGCTCGCGACGTGGCGTTCCCGTTCCTGAACTCCCTGAGCTTCTGGCTGCTGGTCGCAGGCATGCTGCTGATCAACCTGTCTCTGGGTGTCGGTGAGTTCGCCAAGACCGGCTGGGTCGCGTACCCACCTCTTTCCGGGTTGCAATACAGTCCTGGCGTGGGGGTCGACTACTATATCTGGGCGCTACAGCTATCCGGGTTAGGTACGACGCTGACGGGGGTCAACTTCCTCGTGACCGTGCTGAAAATGCGTACCCCAGGCATGAAACTGATGGACATGCCGATCTTCACCTGGACCTGCACCTGGGCAAACATCCTGATCGTGGCTTCGTTCCCGATCCTGACCGCCACCCTCGCGCTGCTGACCCTTGACCGCTACATGGACTTCCACATTTTCACGAACGAAATGGGCGGTAACCCCATGATGTACGTGAACCTGTTCTGGGCGTGGGGTCACCCTGAGGTGTACATCCTGATCCTGCCGGCCTTCGGTGTGTTCTCGGAAGTCATCTCGACGTTCTCGGGCAAGCGTCTGTTCGGCCACAAGTCGATGATCTTCGCCTCTGGTGCGATCTGTATCCTGGGCTTCATGGTCTGGCTGCACCACTTCTTCACCATGGGTGCGGGTGCCAACGTCAATGCCTTCTTCGGCCTGGCGACGATGCTCATTGCGATCCCGACGGGTGTGAAACTGTTCAACTGGCTGTTCACCATGTACCAGGGCCGTCTGCGCTTCACCGCGCCGGTACTCTGGACCCTGGGCTTCATGGTCACCTTCTCGATCGGCGGCATGACCGGCGTTCTGTTGGCGATTCCAGGTGCTGACTTCGTACTGCACAACAGCCTGTTTGTAATCGCTCACTTCCACAACGTCATCATCGGCGGTGCGGTATTCGGTTACATCGCCGGCTTCGCGTTCTGGTTCCCTAAAGCGTTCGGTTTCACGCTGAACGAGAAATGGGGCAAGGCAGCGTTCTGGTTCTGGATCGTCGGCTTCTTCGTCGCATTCATGCCGCTCTACGCGCTGGGCTTCCTGGGCATGACCCGTCGCCTGAACGCAACCGACATGCCGGAGTGGAACATCTACCTGGACGTCGCGCTGTTCGGTGCCGTGCTGATTGCCATGGGTATCGCGTCGCAGCTGATCCAGCTGTTCGTGAGTATCCGTGACCGCGACAGCAACCGCGATCTGACCGGTGACCCATGGAATGGCCATACTCTGGAATGGTCCACTTCTTCGCCACCACCGTTCTACAACTTTGCCGAGCTGCCAAAGGCTGACGACGTAGACCCGTTCACCGACGCGAAACGTGCTGGTACCGCCTATCAGGTTCCTGCTCGCTACACGTCGATCCACATGCCCAACAACACGGCCACTGGCCTGTACATGGGGATGCTGTTGACGGTGTTCGGCTTTGCATTCATCTGGCACATCTGGTGGCTGGTGGGCGCGAGCCTGGTTGCAACCATCGCGGTCTTCGTTGCTCACGCGGTGCGTGACGACCAGGGCTACATGGTGCCGGCTGAAGAAGTAGCGCGTATTGAAGGTGAGCATCACAAGGTCCTGGCGGCCAACGGTGCATACACTCCTGTCAAGTCCTCGCTGGAACAGGTTTAA
- the cyoA gene encoding ubiquinol oxidase subunit II has translation MSKKRYPRFFGFLALFCMLLLTGCEGVPLLDPKGQVGLEQRNLIIIATLLMLIVVIPVILMTLIFAWKYRASNKAAKYTPDWSHSTKIEIAVWGVPMLLLVFLGYITYVSTHSLDPYRPLDSDVKPVTIQAISVDWKWVFVYPDYGIATVNKIVFPAKTPINFQVTSDSVMNSFFIPGLGGQIYAMAGMHTKLHLIANENHEFNGISANYSGAGFTGMKFKAIATSQADFDAWVSEVKSSPKKLGTAEYAELIKPSERNPVELFSSVTPNLFQIVIDKYEGMNPGKKHVAGEKEVAGNAGAEKGKNSAAGAEE, from the coding sequence ATGAGTAAAAAAAGGTACCCCAGGTTTTTTGGCTTCTTGGCCCTTTTCTGTATGCTTTTGCTCACTGGATGCGAAGGCGTGCCTCTGCTCGATCCTAAAGGGCAAGTGGGTTTAGAGCAGCGTAACCTGATCATCATTGCGACATTGCTGATGCTGATTGTGGTGATCCCGGTCATTCTGATGACCCTGATCTTCGCCTGGAAATATCGCGCTTCGAACAAGGCTGCCAAGTACACGCCGGACTGGTCGCACTCCACCAAGATCGAGATCGCAGTCTGGGGCGTACCCATGTTGCTGCTGGTCTTCCTTGGCTACATCACCTACGTCTCGACGCACTCGCTGGACCCTTACCGTCCGCTGGATTCCGACGTCAAGCCGGTCACCATTCAAGCGATCTCGGTCGACTGGAAGTGGGTCTTCGTCTATCCGGATTACGGCATCGCCACGGTTAACAAGATCGTCTTCCCGGCCAAGACCCCGATCAATTTTCAGGTCACGTCCGACAGTGTGATGAACTCCTTCTTCATCCCTGGTCTGGGTGGTCAGATCTACGCGATGGCGGGCATGCACACCAAGCTGCACCTGATTGCCAACGAGAATCACGAATTCAACGGTATTTCGGCAAACTACAGCGGTGCGGGCTTTACCGGCATGAAGTTCAAGGCTATCGCTACCAGCCAGGCTGATTTCGACGCCTGGGTCAGCGAAGTGAAGAGCTCGCCCAAAAAGCTTGGCACCGCCGAGTACGCCGAGCTGATCAAGCCGAGCGAACGTAACCCTGTCGAACTCTTTTCCTCGGTCACTCCGAACCTGTTCCAGATCGTCATCGACAAGTATGAAGGTATGAATCCAGGCAAGAAGCACGTCGCTGGTGAGAAAGAAGTGGCCGGTAACGCTGGTGCGGAAAAAGGCAAAAATTCAGCTGCTGGGGCAGAGGAGTAA